The nucleotide window TCGTCGGCGACCGGTCGGCCATCCACACCGCCGGTGAGCGGCTGCGTGGTTACCGGGAGGCGATGGCGCGGGCCGGGCTGCCGGTGGACGAGGCGTGGGTGGCGATGGGGCCCACCGATCCGGACCGGGTGCGCGCGGGGCTCGACCGGATGCTCTCCGGCCCGCACCCGGTGACCGCCGTCTTCGCCGGCAACAACCGGGTGACGGTCACCGCGGTACGGGTGCTGTACGGGCGGCCGGGCCCGGTGGCGCTGGTGGGGTTCGACGACTTCGAGCTGGCCGATCTGCTGCGTCCCGGGGTCACCGTGATAGCCCAGGATCCGGCGCGGCTCGGCCGTACCGCCGCCGAGTTGCTCTTCCGCCGGCTGGACGGGGACGACTCGCCGCCGCGCCGGGTGGAGCTCGCGGCGGATCTGCTGGTCCGCGGTTCGGGCGAGATCCCCCCGGCGGGCTGAGCACGGCCGGGCCGGGCACACCCGGGCCGGCGCGGGGTCAGGCGGACGCCGGGCGGCCGGCCAGCCGGTCGAGGGCGGCCCGGTCCAGGCCGGCGGCCTCGGTGACCTCGGCGGCGTCGACCGCGCCGCAGTCGATGCCGCGCAGCAGGTAGCCGCTGAGCGCCTTGGCGGTGGCCGGTTCGTCCATCACCGCGCCGCCGGACCGGGACAGGTAGGCGGCCAGCCGCGCGGTGGCCTGGGCGAGGCCCTCGCGGTAGAAGGCGTAGACGGCGGCGTAGCGGGTGGGCAGGTGGCCGGGGTGCATGTCCCAGCCCTGGTAGTAGGCGCGGGCCAGGGAGCGCCGGACGAGTCCGTAGTGCAGCCGCCAGGCGTCGTGGACCTGCTCGGTGCCGCCGACCGGCAGCACGTTGGTCGAGCCGTCGGAGAGGCGTACCCCGGTGCCGGCCGCGGCGACCTGCATGACGGCCTTGGCGTGGTCGGCCACCGGGTGGTCCATCGACTGATGGGCGGCGCTGACCCCGCAGGAGGCGCTGTAGTCGAAGGTGCCGTAGTGGAGCGCGGTGGCCCGGCCCTCGGCGGCGCCGAGGAAGCGGGCGACGGTGGCGGTGCCGTCCGGGCCGAGGATGGCCTGGGTGGTCTCGATCTGGATCTCGAAGCCGAGCCGCCCCTGCCCGAGGCCGTGCGCCTTCTCGAACTCGGCGCACAGCCGGGCCATCGCGGCGACCTGCTCGGGGTAGGTCACCTTGGGCAGGGTGAGCACCAGCCCGTCCGGCAGGCCGCCGGCCGCCAGCAGCCCGGTGAGGAAGACGTCCAGGGTACGGATGCCCCGGTCGCGGACGGCGGCCTCCAGGCACTTCATCCGGATGCCGGCGTACGGGGCGCCGGTGCCCTCGGCGACCAGCCGGGCGACGCGGGCCGCGGCGGCGTCCTCCTCGGCGTCCGGGCGCGGCCCGTAACCGTCCTCGAAGTCCGCCCGCAGGTCCTCGACGGGTTCGCGTTCCAGCTTGGCGCGGACCCGGCGGTGGACCTCGTCGGCGAGGTCGGCGGGGAGCGAGAGGACGCGGGCGAGGGAGGCGGCGTCGGGGGCGTGTTCGTCGAGGGCGGCGAGCGCCTGGTCGCCCCAGGAGCGTACGGTGCCGGCGGTGACGGCGTCGGCGGGTACGTAGACGGTGTGCACCGGCTGGCGGGTCCCGGGGTCGCCGGGGTAGCGGCGGGCCAGTTCCGCGTCGACCCCGGCGAGGGACGCGCCGATCTCCTCACGCACGGCGTCCGCGAAGGTCGTCGCCACCGTCTCCTGCTGCCCCATCCGGCACCTCTCTCAGAGTTTTCCGCGAAACGGAATCGCAGATCCGCCTAGCGAAGTTATCCAGGGGGGCGCCGGAGCGTCAATGGCCGTCCGCGAAGGCCCGGGAGGCCGGTCCTCGTGCGCTCCGGGGCAGCGCTTCGGGGCCGGACCGGGCGGGCGGCAGCAGGCGGCCCCGGACATGGCCGAAGATCAGGCTGGTCTCGGTGTGGCGGACCGCGGGGTGGGTGGTGAGGTGGTCGAGGACGAAGTCGCGCAGCGCGTCGGAGTCGCGGACCGCCACCCGCAGCAGGTAGTCGTCGGCGCCGGAGACGTGGAAGAGGTCGACCACCCCGGGCAGCCGGGGGATCTCCCGTACGAAGCTGTCGACCTGGCCGCGGGAGTGCGAGTGCAGCCGCACCGAGATCATCGCCTGGATGCCGAGACCGAGCGCCGCCGGGTCGAGTTCGGCGCGGAACCCGCGGATCACCCCGCGTTCGCGCAGCGAGCGGATGCGGGCCAGGCAGGTGGAGGGGGCCACCCCGACGGCTGCCGCGATGGCGGAGTTGGGCATCCGGGCGTCCTGGGCGAGCAGTCGCAGGATCGCCTCGTCGACCGGGCCGGGACCGTCGTCCCGCTGATTCTTCGGCATGGCCACGACCATGACCCCGCCGCCTGCGCGAACGCAAGGTCCGAGGGGCCCACGCCGAAGGATCGTCGGCGCCGGCCCACATCGGCACCGTGATTCCTCAGCATGGAACCGCGCCACGCGGCCGTACCCCGCCGCCCGCCGATCCCACGGAGGAACCCCCATGACGTCCGCCGTACCGCTGCGCACCACTACCGCCACCGCCGACGCCCCGCACCGGACCGACACCGCCGCCGTGCACGCCGGACGACGCGACCTGCGCCAACTCGGCGTGCACGTACCGCCGTTGGAGATGTCGACCACCAACCCGCTGCCCTGCGTGGAGCGGGGCGGCGCCAGCTACGAGGCGCTGGCCGGCGGCGGGCTGCCGCCGGGCGACGGCAGCCACGTCTACCAGCGGCTGTGGAACCCGACCACCGCCCGGTTCGAGGAGGCCGTGGCCGAACTGGAGGGGTGCGCGCAGGCGGTGGCGTTCTCCTCCGGCATGGCCGCGATCACCGCCTGCCTGCTGGCCGCCCGCTCCTGCGGCAAGGGCCACGTGGTGGGGGTACGCCCGCTGTACGGCGGCACGGACCACGTGCTGGCGAGCGGACTGCTGGGCACCGAGGTGAGCTGGGCGCGGCCGGAACGGGTGGCCGAGGCGCTGCGCCCGGACACCGGTTTGGTGATCGTGGAGACCCCGGGCAACCCGACGCTGGAGCTGGTGGACATCGCGGCGGTGGCCGACCGGTGCGGGGACGTGCCGCTGCTGGTGGACAACACCTTCGCCACCCCGGTGCTCCAGCGCCCCGCCGAACACGGCGCCACGCTCGTGGTGCACAGCGCCACCAAGTACCTCGGCGGCCACGGCGACGTCCTCGCCGGGGTGGTCGCCACCGACGAGGAGTGGGCGACGCGGCTGCGTCCGGTACGGGCGCTCACCGGCGGGG belongs to Streptantibioticus cattleyicolor NRRL 8057 = DSM 46488 and includes:
- a CDS encoding DUF6986 family protein is translated as MGQQETVATTFADAVREEIGASLAGVDAELARRYPGDPGTRQPVHTVYVPADAVTAGTVRSWGDQALAALDEHAPDAASLARVLSLPADLADEVHRRVRAKLEREPVEDLRADFEDGYGPRPDAEEDAAAARVARLVAEGTGAPYAGIRMKCLEAAVRDRGIRTLDVFLTGLLAAGGLPDGLVLTLPKVTYPEQVAAMARLCAEFEKAHGLGQGRLGFEIQIETTQAILGPDGTATVARFLGAAEGRATALHYGTFDYSASCGVSAAHQSMDHPVADHAKAVMQVAAAGTGVRLSDGSTNVLPVGGTEQVHDAWRLHYGLVRRSLARAYYQGWDMHPGHLPTRYAAVYAFYREGLAQATARLAAYLSRSGGAVMDEPATAKALSGYLLRGIDCGAVDAAEVTEAAGLDRAALDRLAGRPASA
- a CDS encoding trans-sulfuration enzyme family protein translates to MTSAVPLRTTTATADAPHRTDTAAVHAGRRDLRQLGVHVPPLEMSTTNPLPCVERGGASYEALAGGGLPPGDGSHVYQRLWNPTTARFEEAVAELEGCAQAVAFSSGMAAITACLLAARSCGKGHVVGVRPLYGGTDHVLASGLLGTEVSWARPERVAEALRPDTGLVIVETPGNPTLELVDIAAVADRCGDVPLLVDNTFATPVLQRPAEHGATLVVHSATKYLGGHGDVLAGVVATDEEWATRLRPVRALTGGVLHPLAGYLLHRGVQTLPLRVRHQSASARRLATWLTGHPAVERVYYPGLPQCDPAGLVGRQMSGPGAVVAFTVRGGGAAAAATADACELITHAVSLGGVDTLIQHPASLTHRPVTPDARPDAAVLRLSVGLEDPADLCEDLDRALRAAGRA
- a CDS encoding Lrp/AsnC family transcriptional regulator, which encodes MVVAMPKNQRDDGPGPVDEAILRLLAQDARMPNSAIAAAVGVAPSTCLARIRSLRERGVIRGFRAELDPAALGLGIQAMISVRLHSHSRGQVDSFVREIPRLPGVVDLFHVSGADDYLLRVAVRDSDALRDFVLDHLTTHPAVRHTETSLIFGHVRGRLLPPARSGPEALPRSARGPASRAFADGH